From Draconibacterium halophilum, one genomic window encodes:
- the ffh gene encoding signal recognition particle protein produces MFENLSDRLEKSFKLLKGQGTITEINVAETLKDIRRALLDADVNFKIAKKFTDDVKVKALGQDVLTAVKPGQMMVKIVKDELAQLMGGTFTDIELQGKPAVILMSGLQGSGKTTFSGKLANMLKSKKGRHPLLVAGDVYRPAAIDQLKVLGEQINVPVYTEEGNMDPVKIAKAAIKHAKANGNDVVIVDTAGRLAIDEQMMNEISAVKKAIDPDEILFVVDAMTGQDAVNTAKEFNERLDFDGVVLTKLDGDTRGGAALSIRAVVEKPIKFVGTGEKVDALDVFHPDRMAERILGMGDIVSLVEKAQEQFDEDEAKQLQKKLQKNTFNFNDFLKQISQIKKMGNLKDVMGMIPGMGKALKGMDIDDDAFKHIEAIIFSMTAEERENPSLINGGRRKRIASGSGTNIQEVNRLLKQFSETRKMMRMVSQGKNVQRMMSGMQGQGRKF; encoded by the coding sequence ATGTTTGAGAATTTAAGTGACAGGCTGGAGAAGTCCTTTAAACTACTAAAAGGACAGGGAACAATTACCGAGATCAATGTGGCGGAAACGCTAAAAGATATTCGTCGCGCACTTTTGGATGCCGATGTAAACTTTAAAATTGCCAAGAAATTTACCGACGACGTAAAAGTCAAAGCTTTGGGGCAGGATGTTTTAACAGCAGTTAAACCGGGGCAAATGATGGTAAAGATCGTAAAAGACGAGCTGGCTCAATTGATGGGCGGTACTTTTACCGATATTGAGCTGCAAGGAAAACCGGCAGTAATTCTTATGTCAGGACTGCAAGGTTCGGGTAAAACGACTTTCTCAGGTAAGCTGGCAAATATGCTGAAAAGCAAAAAAGGCCGTCATCCCTTGTTGGTTGCAGGCGATGTTTATCGTCCGGCAGCGATCGACCAGCTGAAAGTTTTGGGTGAACAGATTAATGTTCCGGTGTACACCGAAGAAGGAAACATGGATCCTGTGAAAATTGCCAAGGCTGCAATTAAACATGCAAAAGCCAATGGTAACGATGTTGTGATTGTGGATACCGCCGGTCGATTGGCTATTGACGAGCAGATGATGAACGAAATCTCCGCAGTTAAGAAAGCGATCGACCCCGATGAAATTCTGTTTGTTGTTGATGCAATGACCGGTCAGGATGCGGTTAACACGGCAAAAGAATTTAACGAACGCTTGGATTTTGACGGTGTCGTTCTTACCAAACTGGATGGTGATACCCGCGGTGGTGCAGCCCTTTCTATTCGAGCGGTGGTTGAAAAGCCAATTAAGTTTGTTGGTACCGGCGAGAAAGTTGATGCACTCGATGTATTTCACCCTGATCGGATGGCTGAACGTATTTTGGGAATGGGTGATATTGTTTCGCTGGTTGAAAAAGCCCAGGAACAATTTGATGAGGATGAAGCTAAACAATTGCAGAAAAAACTGCAGAAAAATACCTTCAATTTTAACGACTTCCTGAAACAGATTAGCCAGATTAAAAAGATGGGTAATCTGAAAGATGTGATGGGAATGATTCCAGGAATGGGGAAAGCGTTGAAAGGAATGGACATTGACGATGATGCGTTTAAACACATCGAGGCTATTATTTTTTCGATGACAGCTGAAGAAAGGGAAAATCCATCGTTAATAAACGGAGGTCGTAGAAAACGTATTGCCAGCGGTTCAGGAACTAATATTCAGGAAGTAAACCGTTTATTAAAGCAATTTAGCGAAACCCGAAAAATGATGCGTATGGTATCGCAGGGTAAAAATGTTCAGCGTATGATGTCCGGTATGCAGGGGCAAGGACGGAAATTCTAA
- the folD gene encoding bifunctional methylenetetrahydrofolate dehydrogenase/methenyltetrahydrofolate cyclohydrolase FolD, giving the protein MNLIDGKKVAAEIKQEIAEKVKQIIDNGGKQPHLAAILVGHDGGSETYVAYKIKDCEAVGFKSSLIRYEDDVTEEELLDKVEELNNDDDLDGFIVQLPLPKHISEEKIIEAIDPKKDVDGFHPINVGRMVIGMPSFVSATPYGIVELIKRYNIETSGKNCVVLGRSNIVGRPMSVLMSQKAINATVTVAHSRTANLKEVCANADILIVAMGVPEFVTADMVKEGAVVIDVGTTRIKSDKTKSGWKLKGDVLYEEVAPKCSYITPVPGGVGPMTRTSLLLNTLLSAEKKIYK; this is encoded by the coding sequence ATGAATTTGATCGACGGAAAAAAAGTAGCTGCTGAAATTAAGCAGGAAATAGCGGAGAAGGTTAAGCAAATAATCGACAATGGAGGAAAACAACCTCATTTGGCAGCTATTCTGGTTGGTCATGACGGAGGTAGCGAAACCTATGTTGCCTATAAAATTAAAGATTGCGAAGCAGTTGGTTTTAAATCTTCGTTGATTCGTTATGAAGATGATGTTACTGAAGAAGAATTATTGGACAAAGTTGAAGAATTGAATAACGACGATGATTTGGATGGTTTTATTGTTCAGTTGCCACTGCCAAAACATATTTCCGAAGAAAAAATTATTGAAGCCATCGATCCGAAAAAAGATGTTGATGGATTTCATCCGATTAATGTTGGTCGAATGGTAATAGGAATGCCATCTTTTGTTTCGGCAACGCCTTATGGTATTGTTGAGTTGATTAAACGATATAACATTGAAACCAGCGGCAAAAATTGTGTGGTTTTGGGGCGTAGTAATATTGTTGGTCGCCCAATGAGTGTATTGATGTCGCAAAAAGCCATTAACGCCACTGTAACTGTTGCACACAGCCGCACTGCCAATTTAAAGGAGGTTTGTGCCAATGCCGATATTTTAATTGTTGCAATGGGAGTTCCTGAGTTTGTTACCGCCGATATGGTTAAAGAAGGTGCCGTTGTTATCGACGTGGGTACTACCCGCATAAAATCAGACAAAACAAAATCGGGATGGAAATTGAAAGGCGATGTGTTGTATGAAGAAGTGGCTCCAAAATGCTCTTACATAACTCCCGTGCCAGGTGGAGTAGGACCTATGACGCGAACATCGTTACTATTAAATACTTTGTTATCGGCTGAAAAGAAAATATATAAATAA
- a CDS encoding DUF3276 family protein, with protein MESGDTKEGTKFKDSKFKQEIHSNVIRAGKRTYFFDVKSTRNDEYYLTITESKKRFGENGKFSYEKHKIFLYREDFTKFIESLQEVVDFIHDKQPEEVREEVEPKSETKEVAEEEKAPVKDYTNVEFEDI; from the coding sequence ATGGAAAGTGGTGATACAAAGGAGGGAACTAAGTTTAAAGACAGTAAGTTCAAGCAAGAGATTCATTCAAATGTTATTCGTGCGGGAAAAAGAACATATTTTTTCGATGTAAAAAGTACTCGAAACGATGAGTACTATTTAACCATCACCGAAAGCAAAAAACGCTTTGGCGAGAACGGTAAATTTTCGTACGAGAAACACAAAATCTTTTTATACAGGGAAGACTTTACCAAGTTCATCGAAAGTCTGCAGGAAGTGGTTGATTTTATTCACGACAAACAGCCTGAAGAGGTACGTGAGGAAGTAGAGCCAAAATCGGAGACCAAGGAAGTAGCTGAAGAGGAAAAAGCTCCGGTAAAAGACTACACCAATGTAGAGTTCGAAGATATTTAA